The following are encoded in a window of Amaranthus tricolor cultivar Red isolate AtriRed21 chromosome 2, ASM2621246v1, whole genome shotgun sequence genomic DNA:
- the LOC130806823 gene encoding protein MAIN-LIKE 1-like: MACNQGKGKGLFRQLLRGSSFRPTLLRGDPHERGVTGFAKRARQEEAARHSIAQRSSALDLVRTPLDDQSSSIQSSWGVSSDDDNDADDVQYEAPDSRPLDWTVVRGPEGRFAHGGSSSSAASERAGRSFVDNEPPRESRSSQSANTDWLVTSPQPRGPTDTQLIPSYGGHITKLIFDGSERTPPILDCRIRKRLVESIIRLRDMSDAFNDVLPTTSLGRLPDIMHQHIDCALISAFVEGWQPDTNTVHMLWGEMTIMLHDVQRILGISIEGFLSAEPSKAEWHVGITNLFGEPMSELRRRGAFTCGSVNVAELMRLCHRSQAMDTQTTAYYMAIVGSTLLAYKTRIGMPPHLILAVNVDQQEVAWGAVTLAYLYRQLGMASRAGCKTIVGCLTLLQTWIY; this comes from the coding sequence atggcttgtaatcaaggaaaaggaaagggtttgtttagacaattgttgagaggtagtAGTTTTAGGCCTACCTTActtagaggggacccgcatgagaggggggtaacgggttTTGCTAAGAGGGcaaggcaggaagaggctgccagacacagtattgcccaaaggtcgagtgcgCTAGACCTAGTCCGAACCCCTCTTGATGACCAGTCCAGCAgcatccagagtagttggggggtttctagtgatgatgataatgatgctgatgatgttcaataCGAAGCTCCTGATTCTCGCCCATTGGACTGGACTGTTGTTCGCGGGCCCGAGGGGAGATTCGCACATGGCGGCTCTAGTTCttctgccgcatctgagcgcgcaggacgtagtttcgtcgataatgagccgccacgagAGAGCAGGTCCTCACAGTCCgctaacacggactggttagtcacatcgccccagcccagggggccgacagatacgcaactgatccctagctatggcgggcacataactaaacttattttcgacggctctgagcgtacgcctccgattctggattgccgtattaggaagaggcTGGTGGAGTCCATCATTCGACTAAGGGACATGTCTGATGCGTTTAACGATGTTCTACCTAccacttccctcggccgactaccggacattatgcaccagcacatcgactgtgctttgatatcggcgttcgtggaggggtggcagccggatacgaacaccgtCCACATGTTATGGGGGGAAATGAcaattatgttgcacgacgtgcaacgcatactgGGCATTTCTATTGAAGGTTTTCTGTCGGCTGAGCCTTCTAAGGCGGAGTGGCACGTCGGTATCACCAATCTCTTCGGGGAGCCTATGTCTGAGCTTCGGCGTAGGGGTGCGTTCACCTGCGGCAGCGTGaacgttgctgaactgatgcggctgtgtcataggtcacaggccatggatacccagacgacagcgtactacatggctatcgtcGGCTCTACCTTGCTGGCGTATAAGACCAGAATTGGCATGCCACCTCACCTGATACTAGCCGTGAACGTCGATCAACAGGAggtggcctggggtgcggtgaccttggcctATTTGTataggcagctcggaatggcatctagggctggttgcaagaccattgtgGGATGCCtaacattgctccagacatggatttattag